The following proteins are encoded in a genomic region of Gossypium hirsutum isolate 1008001.06 chromosome D05, Gossypium_hirsutum_v2.1, whole genome shotgun sequence:
- the LOC107906438 gene encoding DCN1-like protein 4 isoform X1, whose protein sequence is MMRRSAYASKKTGQPNSTNPISCSPSDIFRTASSKASSKEMERIDNLFYSFANRSSGMIDPEGIETLCSDMEVDHTDVRILMLAWKMKAEKQGYFTLEEWRRGLKALRVDTVSKLRKALPELEKEVRRPSNFVDFYSYSFCYCLTEEKQKSIDIESICQLLDLVLGSQFRAQVDYFIEYLKIQSDYKVINLDQWMGFFRFCNEISFPDLSNYDPDLAWPLVLDNFVEWMQAKQS, encoded by the exons ATGATGCGTCGCTCTGCTTATGCATCCAAAAAAACGGGTCAACCCAATTCAACCAACCCGATTTCCTGTTCTCCCTCCGATATCTTTCGCACCG CTTCAAGTAAGGCATCTTCAAAAGAGATGGAGCGGATTGACAACCTATTTTATTCTTTTGCCAATAGGTCTTCTGGTATGATTGA CCCAGAAGGGATTGAGACTCTATGTTCAGACATGGAAGTTGATCACACAGATGTTAGGATCTTGAtgcttgcttg GAAAATGAAAGCCGAAAAACAAGGATACTTTACCCtg GAGGAATGGCGAAGAGGATTAAAAGCACTGAGGGTTGATACTGTAAGTAAATTAAGGAAGGCCCTCCCTGAGCTAGAAAAAGAG GTCAGGAGACCATCAAACTTTGTGGATTTCTATTCCTATTCATTCTGCTACTGCCTGACAG AGGAGAAACAAAAGAGTATAGATATAGAAAGCATATGTCAATTGTTGGATCTTGTTTTAGGATCCCAATTCCGTGCACAGGTTGACTATTTTATTGAGTATTTGAAG ATTCAGAGCGATTATAAGGTCATAAACTTGGATCAATGGATGGGCTTTTTTCGATTCTGCAATGAG ATAAGTTTCCCAGACCTTAGTAATTATGATCCAGACCTTGCCTGGCCATTGGTCCTGGACAATTTTGTAGAATGGATGCAGGCGAAACAGAGCTAA
- the LOC107906439 gene encoding deSI-like protein At4g17486 isoform X1 → MLCRKNSSCEETGSVPVYLNVYDLTPINGYAYWFGLGVYHSGVQVHGVEYAFGAHEYPTTGIFEAEPKQCDGFTFRKSILIGKTELGPADVRGVMEDLAEEYKGNAYNLITKNCNHFCNDACIRLTGNPIPSWVNRLARIGFFCNCVLPVTLNATKVRHHRIEDKSSEGEKKKLTNESNRFTSSSNSSSNSSPSITQSRGRSRSRRSLPPSSPLVIAPPSS, encoded by the exons ATGTTGTGTCGTAAAAATTCAAGCTGCGAGGAAACAGGATCTGTACCAGTGTATCTCAATGTGTATGATCTAACACCAATTAATGGGTATGCTTATTGGTTTGGACTTGGGGTTTATCATTCTGGTGTTCAAG TTCATGGGGTTGAATATGCGTTTGGAGCTCACGAATATCCAACAACAGGGATCTTTGAGGCAGAACCAAAGCAATGCGATGGGTTCACTTTTAGGAAGTCGATTTTGATTGGGAAAACAGAGTTGGGGCCTGCAGATGTGAGGGGAGTGATGGAGGATTTAGCTGAGGAATACAAAGGAAATGCGTACAATTTGATCACCAAAAATTGCAACCATTTCTGCAATGATGCTTGCATCAGGTTGACTGGGAATCCTATCCCAAGCTGGGTTAATCGCCTTGCTAGAATCG GGTTCTTCTGCAACTGTGTTCTTCCGGTGACTTTAAATGCAACCAAAGTGAGGCATCACAGAATTGAAGACAAATCCAGTGAAGGAGAAAAGAAGAAACTGACGAACGAATCCAACAGATTCACATCATCTTCAAATTCTTCATCGAATTCATCGCCATCCATCACTCAAAGCAGGGGTAGAAGCCGAAGCAGACGCTCACTTCCCCCTTCTTCACCATTAGTTATTGCTCCTCCGTCATCTTGA
- the LOC107906438 gene encoding DCN1-like protein 4 isoform X2, translating to MMRRSAYASKKTGQPNSTNPISCSPSDIFRTASSKASSKEMERIDNLFYSFANRSSGMIDPEGIETLCSDMEVDHTDVRILMLAWKMKAEKQGYFTLEEWRRGLKALRVDTVSKLRKALPELEKEVRRPSNFVDFYSYSFCYCLTEEKQKSIDIESICQLLDLVLGSQFRAQVDYFIEYLKIQSDYKVINLDQWMGFFRFCNEECPNCRTMLSS from the exons ATGATGCGTCGCTCTGCTTATGCATCCAAAAAAACGGGTCAACCCAATTCAACCAACCCGATTTCCTGTTCTCCCTCCGATATCTTTCGCACCG CTTCAAGTAAGGCATCTTCAAAAGAGATGGAGCGGATTGACAACCTATTTTATTCTTTTGCCAATAGGTCTTCTGGTATGATTGA CCCAGAAGGGATTGAGACTCTATGTTCAGACATGGAAGTTGATCACACAGATGTTAGGATCTTGAtgcttgcttg GAAAATGAAAGCCGAAAAACAAGGATACTTTACCCtg GAGGAATGGCGAAGAGGATTAAAAGCACTGAGGGTTGATACTGTAAGTAAATTAAGGAAGGCCCTCCCTGAGCTAGAAAAAGAG GTCAGGAGACCATCAAACTTTGTGGATTTCTATTCCTATTCATTCTGCTACTGCCTGACAG AGGAGAAACAAAAGAGTATAGATATAGAAAGCATATGTCAATTGTTGGATCTTGTTTTAGGATCCCAATTCCGTGCACAGGTTGACTATTTTATTGAGTATTTGAAG ATTCAGAGCGATTATAAGGTCATAAACTTGGATCAATGGATGGGCTTTTTTCGATTCTGCAATGAG GAATGTCCGAATTGCAGAACCATGCTATCCAGCTGA
- the LOC107906438 gene encoding DCN1-like protein 4 isoform X3, translating into MERIDNLFYSFANRSSGMIDPEGIETLCSDMEVDHTDVRILMLAWKMKAEKQGYFTLEEWRRGLKALRVDTVSKLRKALPELEKEVRRPSNFVDFYSYSFCYCLTEEKQKSIDIESICQLLDLVLGSQFRAQVDYFIEYLKIQSDYKVINLDQWMGFFRFCNEISFPDLSNYDPDLAWPLVLDNFVEWMQAKQS; encoded by the exons ATGGAGCGGATTGACAACCTATTTTATTCTTTTGCCAATAGGTCTTCTGGTATGATTGA CCCAGAAGGGATTGAGACTCTATGTTCAGACATGGAAGTTGATCACACAGATGTTAGGATCTTGAtgcttgcttg GAAAATGAAAGCCGAAAAACAAGGATACTTTACCCtg GAGGAATGGCGAAGAGGATTAAAAGCACTGAGGGTTGATACTGTAAGTAAATTAAGGAAGGCCCTCCCTGAGCTAGAAAAAGAG GTCAGGAGACCATCAAACTTTGTGGATTTCTATTCCTATTCATTCTGCTACTGCCTGACAG AGGAGAAACAAAAGAGTATAGATATAGAAAGCATATGTCAATTGTTGGATCTTGTTTTAGGATCCCAATTCCGTGCACAGGTTGACTATTTTATTGAGTATTTGAAG ATTCAGAGCGATTATAAGGTCATAAACTTGGATCAATGGATGGGCTTTTTTCGATTCTGCAATGAG ATAAGTTTCCCAGACCTTAGTAATTATGATCCAGACCTTGCCTGGCCATTGGTCCTGGACAATTTTGTAGAATGGATGCAGGCGAAACAGAGCTAA
- the LOC107906439 gene encoding deSI-like protein At4g17486 isoform X2 — protein MGMLIGLDLGFIILVFKFYEGADCWVIWVAVHGVEYAFGAHEYPTTGIFEAEPKQCDGFTFRKSILIGKTELGPADVRGVMEDLAEEYKGNAYNLITKNCNHFCNDACIRLTGNPIPSWVNRLARIGFFCNCVLPVTLNATKVRHHRIEDKSSEGEKKKLTNESNRFTSSSNSSSNSSPSITQSRGRSRSRRSLPPSSPLVIAPPSS, from the exons ATGGGTATGCTTATTGGTTTGGACTTGGGGTTTATCATTCTGGTGTTCAAG TTTTATGAAGGAGCTGATTGTTGGGTTATTTGGGTGGCAGTTCATGGGGTTGAATATGCGTTTGGAGCTCACGAATATCCAACAACAGGGATCTTTGAGGCAGAACCAAAGCAATGCGATGGGTTCACTTTTAGGAAGTCGATTTTGATTGGGAAAACAGAGTTGGGGCCTGCAGATGTGAGGGGAGTGATGGAGGATTTAGCTGAGGAATACAAAGGAAATGCGTACAATTTGATCACCAAAAATTGCAACCATTTCTGCAATGATGCTTGCATCAGGTTGACTGGGAATCCTATCCCAAGCTGGGTTAATCGCCTTGCTAGAATCG GGTTCTTCTGCAACTGTGTTCTTCCGGTGACTTTAAATGCAACCAAAGTGAGGCATCACAGAATTGAAGACAAATCCAGTGAAGGAGAAAAGAAGAAACTGACGAACGAATCCAACAGATTCACATCATCTTCAAATTCTTCATCGAATTCATCGCCATCCATCACTCAAAGCAGGGGTAGAAGCCGAAGCAGACGCTCACTTCCCCCTTCTTCACCATTAGTTATTGCTCCTCCGTCATCTTGA
- the LOC107906431 gene encoding uncharacterized protein At2g39795, mitochondrial encodes MLKPQSGILNLNPNENPSPKKQQRSRQAASMAWLIRPLRRTPFSPSLRTPLLRQHPNSTSFSNSRNYISDMRKSAFQDNILRLLRKEIQYEHDHCPPKQPTTRFNSFTVDDRSGEQWIRLKRKFGEKEDITIDVTMFDGSVPVPDSGQVQSDEQLHITFIVNISKGDDSDVLEIVCSAWPNTIDIQKFYVRGCNRTANHPYTGPEFKELDEQLQDSLYEFLEERSINDGLAIFLHEYMKNKDKTEFIRWLQTVKSHIEKK; translated from the exons atgcTTAAACCTCAGAGTGGCATCTTAAACTTAAACCCTAACGAAAATCCATCGCCAAAGAAGCAGCAGCGCTCCAGGCAGGCAGCATCAATGGCGTGGCTAATCCGACCCTTAAGAAGAACCCCTTTTTCTCCTTCCCTTAGAACCCCACTCCTTCGTCAACACCCAAACTCCACCTCCTTTTCCAACTCCAGAAACTACATCTCCGATATGCGTAAGTCTGCTTTTCAAGACAACATTTTGAGGCTCCTGCGCAAAGAAATCCAATACGAGCACGATCACTGCCCTCCAAAACAA CCCACGACCAGATTCAATTCTTTTACCGTTGATGACCGATCAGGAGAGCAATGGATTAGATTGAAAAGAAAATTCGGAGAAAAGGAAGATATTACAATTGATGTAACCATGTTTGACGGGTCTGTTCCTGTCCCTGATTCTGGTCAAGTACAGTCTGATGAGCAGCttcatataacatttattgtCAACATCTCTAAGGGGGATGATAGTGATGTCTTGGAGATTGTCTGCTCAGCTTGGCCAAATACCATAGATATCCAAAAATTTTATGTTCGCGGGTGTAATAGGACAGCGAATCATCCTTACACTGGTCCAGAGTTCAa GGAATTGGATGAACAACTGCAGGACTCACTCTATGAGTTCTTGGAGGAAAGGAGTATAAATGATGGGCTTGCAATATTCTTGCATGAATACATGAAAAACAAAGACAAAACTGAGTTCATTAGATGGTTGCAAACTGTCAAATCTCACATTGAGAAGAAATAG